The following are encoded in a window of Candidatus Zixiibacteriota bacterium genomic DNA:
- a CDS encoding glycosyltransferase family 39 protein: MRKESGSTYAGVLACSLYVATYDLTGTYFDLARVDSLFMLWMLGALYLLRHYRNSASYFAAGLLFFLAFMTKQSALTVAVPIAIYCLLSNRKRFAIFAGILTVTLVASTYWMDSIHGGWYSYYAFDLPSQHQFWSLPFMEFWPLSIILPMSVAVIAAIAYIHRLISKSDREATWYYLLMSIGMLGASWISISHLGSDSNSLMPAYACIAILFGLGVREALRAAATALRNHRSTIISYIYVACIIQFASLVYNPFDRLPKDSDALAGEQFVSMLSGMPGDIYIPNHPYLAVQAGKPPYAHSMALRDILKGEDGSIKAQFTAELLGALEERRFSVVVLDNKPWWFDDEVGECYCLLDTTAIAGSDFWPVSGARTKPERIFGECPSDTTSY, from the coding sequence GTGAGAAAGGAGTCGGGCAGTACATATGCGGGAGTCCTTGCTTGCTCTCTTTACGTCGCCACATATGATCTCACCGGAACATACTTCGATCTTGCGAGAGTTGATTCGCTCTTTATGCTGTGGATGCTCGGAGCACTGTACCTGCTGAGGCACTATCGAAATTCAGCTTCGTATTTTGCCGCAGGTTTGCTCTTCTTCCTCGCCTTCATGACCAAGCAGTCGGCACTGACCGTAGCCGTTCCGATAGCGATTTACTGTCTGCTTAGCAATCGAAAGAGATTCGCGATATTCGCCGGGATTTTGACGGTGACACTGGTTGCCTCAACATATTGGATGGACAGCATTCACGGAGGGTGGTATAGCTACTATGCTTTCGATCTCCCAAGTCAGCATCAATTCTGGAGCCTTCCGTTTATGGAGTTCTGGCCGCTTTCCATAATTCTCCCGATGTCCGTAGCCGTAATTGCAGCAATTGCATACATCCACAGGCTCATATCAAAATCTGATCGAGAGGCAACGTGGTATTATCTGTTGATGTCCATAGGCATGCTCGGAGCTTCGTGGATCTCGATATCTCATCTTGGGTCCGACAGCAACTCGCTGATGCCTGCGTACGCATGCATTGCTATCCTGTTCGGACTCGGTGTTCGGGAGGCGTTGCGGGCAGCGGCGACAGCTCTCCGCAATCACCGTTCGACCATCATTTCATATATCTACGTCGCCTGCATCATTCAGTTTGCCTCGCTCGTGTACAATCCATTTGATCGTCTCCCCAAAGACTCGGATGCTCTTGCGGGAGAGCAATTTGTGAGCATGTTGAGTGGCATGCCGGGAGATATTTACATCCCCAATCATCCATATCTGGCAGTGCAGGCAGGCAAACCACCGTACGCGCACAGCATGGCCTTAAGGGATATTCTCAAAGGGGAAGATGGTTCAATCAAAGCGCAGTTTACTGCGGAGCTACTTGGTGCGCTTGAAGAGAGGAGATTCTCTGTTGTTGTGCTGGACAACAAGCCGTGGTGGTTTGATGACGAAGTCGGAGAGTGCTATTGCCTCCTCGATACTACTGCAATAGCTGGATCCGATTTCTGGCCGGTTTCCGGTGCGCGTACCAAGCCGGAGAGAATATTTGGAGAATGCCCTTCAGATACGACTTCCTACTGA
- a CDS encoding IS630 family transposase translates to MIRRAMAAGQAAASARKAEDIPVRIMFMDEARFGRISEVRRCWAPAGVRPVALAQVEREYSYAYAALSPFDGELISLVLPWVNTEMMSLFLGEASRRYPNEQLVMIMDQAGWHKAKRLNIPDNITLHWLPPYSPELNPVEHLWDDIREKWFSNKAFKSLHAVEVQLVEALQHYLSSTSELRSLTLFPWMKL, encoded by the coding sequence TTGATTCGCCGGGCAATGGCTGCGGGACAGGCCGCGGCCAGTGCGCGAAAAGCGGAGGATATCCCGGTGCGAATCATGTTCATGGACGAAGCAAGGTTTGGCCGGATCAGCGAGGTGCGCCGCTGCTGGGCGCCAGCCGGTGTCCGTCCTGTGGCCTTAGCCCAGGTGGAGCGGGAGTACAGCTACGCCTATGCCGCCTTGAGCCCCTTCGACGGCGAATTGATCAGCTTGGTACTACCCTGGGTCAACACAGAGATGATGTCGCTCTTTCTAGGAGAAGCATCGCGTCGCTATCCCAACGAACAGCTGGTAATGATCATGGATCAAGCTGGCTGGCACAAAGCTAAACGCCTCAACATTCCCGACAACATAACCTTGCACTGGTTGCCACCATACAGCCCAGAACTGAATCCCGTCGAGCATCTGTGGGACGACATCCGGGAGAAATGGTTCTCCAACAAGGCCTTCAAGAGCCTCCACGCGGTAGAGGTACAACTCGTAGAGGCACTACAACACTATCTGTCCTCCACATCAGAACTCAGATCCCTGACACTCTTCCCATGGATGAAACTTTAA
- the acpS gene encoding holo-ACP synthase, with product MKATVGTDIVDIERIRGSFARWGHKFVTRVLTPRENQYCRSKVNFLQSVAGKIATKEAVYKALYQLGVSGLSWKDIEVLDGPTKAPVAHLSSKALQICPDVEISISISHTETYAIAVAHVERR from the coding sequence ATGAAAGCAACCGTAGGCACCGACATAGTCGATATAGAGAGAATCCGGGGATCATTCGCTCGGTGGGGGCATAAGTTTGTTACCCGTGTACTGACCCCTCGCGAGAACCAATATTGCCGCTCCAAAGTCAATTTTTTGCAGAGTGTGGCAGGGAAGATCGCGACTAAAGAAGCTGTCTACAAAGCCCTCTATCAACTCGGAGTCTCAGGGTTGTCGTGGAAGGATATCGAGGTTCTCGACGGACCTACCAAAGCCCCGGTCGCTCATCTATCATCTAAAGCGCTTCAAATCTGCCCTGACGTCGAGATATCAATATCGATTTCACACACGGAGACATACGCTATCGCTGTTGCGCATGTCGAGCGCAGATAG
- a CDS encoding winged helix-turn-helix domain-containing protein, with protein MKEEMVERLLVLQKQARNIREWRRLEVVWLRERLGLSGPEVSAALNYKLQTVHVIWHQWIREKELLFRRPAPGGRKHAYLTLEEEKEFLAPFFRTAEAGGVLTVTEIKEAYEGRVNRKVAPSTVYRLLHRHGWRKIVPRKRHPKSDPQKQEKAKKT; from the coding sequence ATGAAGGAAGAGATGGTGGAACGGTTGCTGGTGCTCCAGAAGCAAGCTCGAAACATCAGGGAATGGCGGAGGTTGGAGGTGGTCTGGTTGCGGGAGAGGCTTGGGCTAAGCGGCCCGGAGGTCTCAGCAGCCCTGAACTACAAGCTTCAGACCGTCCACGTCATTTGGCATCAATGGATCAGGGAAAAGGAGTTGCTCTTTCGGCGACCCGCTCCCGGCGGTCGCAAACACGCCTATCTGACGCTGGAAGAAGAAAAGGAGTTTCTCGCTCCCTTTTTCCGAACGGCCGAAGCGGGCGGAGTACTTACTGTCACCGAGATCAAAGAGGCCTATGAAGGGCGGGTGAATCGGAAGGTTGCTCCGTCCACCGTTTATCGTTTGTTGCACCGGCACGGCTGGCGGAAGATAGTGCCTCGCAAGAGACATCCGAAAAGCGACCCGCAGAAACAGGAGAAGGCAAAAAAAACTTGA